Genomic DNA from Cydia fagiglandana chromosome 19, ilCydFagi1.1, whole genome shotgun sequence:
TGCTGTACCGTTTGCCAACTTACGAACCAACTTCTATAAGTCATATCGTATCGAAGGCAAATTTAATGTAATCCAGATGAAAATTCAATAATTTAGTACCATCAAAGAGAATTTCAAACTCttactctattctctttggtaccaTTGAGCTGATCTATAGATGGATATCAAAACTGTTCGGCATATCGAAACCTACAAGCAAAATCCTCGAGTATGAACTAATATGGTATGATTCATTTAATAAGTACAAATACTTTGAAGGCTTTAAGTAGATtcggcaataaatgtgtttgttAGTATGGTCCGACTACAATAGTCAATAATTGCTCGCTCCGATGGTGGCATATTCAACTTAACTCGGCGTAAGGCGAGCACCAAAGTGTCTCACGCAATCTTAACCTTTTTTTATAGAAACTTCATATAGAAAAGCAGCAGACCTGACTGGGCTAGTGTGTGAGGGTAGTCAGATGTCATGGCACGTGTCCGGGCTGCCTGCAGTCGACGCACGTCGGCATCGCGCTCGAATAACGCTCCACCTGCAACAGCCACGAGAATCGATCAATCATCTAATACAACTGAATACTGCACGAACTGAAGAGACTAGTAGCGCCATCTGGTGGTGAGTAGATTTAATACTATTTGAATAGTAAAAGAGTGTTCTTAAATTTGTTCCGTCAAAGacaatagagtgtatagaggcggatttCCAAAATAAAGTAGCAACTGTAAATTTACttccatctttcgacagaagattaaaattgttagaacgccatttgactttgatcaatATTCTTTCATTGATATGTGTTACTGTAGTATATGCATGCAAACCGGCGCGGGCGCGGTGTCGCTCCCCGCGCACCCCTTTGTATCAATCAGTAATAAACGGACCGTCGACTGTACTGCTGTGTTTCCTTTACGCTCTCAAATACCTCACTGGCGACGAATCTACCCGcgcgtgaaaaaaaaaaataaccgttGATTATGACGACTACTTGTATCGGAAGTCTTACAGTTTTTGACCATAATTCTCAAGAGTGGAAGATATTTCATGGAAGGCTGCAGCAGTATATTCTTTTAAATTCAGTTGTAGATGCCAAGAAGGCACCGTTATTACTCACTCATCTGTCGGATGATACCTACCGTCTGGCCACAGATCTCGTGCATCCTAAGAAAGTAGAGGATTTTGCGTTTGACGCTTTAGTCGAAGTGCTAAACAAGCATTTCTCGCCGAAAAGGTGTACCTTCGCCGACAGGGAGAAGTTTTTTGAGGCGAGAAGGACAACGGGAGAAAGCGTCGAGGGATGGGCGGCGCGAGTTCGCGGACTCGCCGTGCACTGCGAGTTCGGCACTGCATTGGACATGCTGCTAGTGAATCGTTTTGTGCTAGGCATGAACGTAGGCCGCGAACGTGATCGCTTATTCGAGCAGGACGCTACTTCGCTTTCGTTTGCGAAAGCCTTGGAGGTGGCACAGCAGGCGGCGAGTGCGCGCCATGCCCGGGCGACGGCCACGGAGTCAACGGCGGCGGCGCTCGTGAAGGAGGAACCGGTGTACCGGGTGAGCGGGTCGAAACCCGCCACCGACCGCGGACGAGAGGTTCGCAAGTGCACCGTGTGCGGCATGAAAAATCATGATGCGGACCAGTGCAAATATAAGGGttacaagtgtcaaaagtgcgGTTTAGTTGGCCATTTGAAAAAAGTGTGTAAGGCCAAGTTGTCGCGAATTAATAATATAGGGCAGCAAAATAGTGATACTTCGGATGATGCGTCGTGCTGCGTGGAGTGCCAAAACTATAGATTAAGGTACGTTTCAATAAAACCTATTGAAATTGAAGTACAGTTAGGGGATAATCTTGTCACTATGGAACTAGATTCCGGTTCGGGTACTTGCGTCATATCAGACACCTTGTATTATGATAGGTTTCATAAATACAAATGATTGCCTTGTAATGTCCGTATGTGCTTTTATAACGGCCATAAAATCGCACCTTTAGGAGTTTTTGATATTGATGCTACTTTTAACAATAGCACCAAATGCATCAGCATTTTTGTTGTCAAAGATGGAGGACCCGGTCTATTAGGCCGCGATTTTATGGCCGCCTTTGACATATATTTCACTGCgaggataaataaaataagtgaaGATAAGGATTTTGATCTTTTGTTAGAACAATACCCTAACCTGTGGCGTGACGAGCTAGGTGCATTTAATAAGTTTAAAGTCActttaacattaaataataaagCTAGCCCTAAATTTTTTAAGCCACGACCTATACCCTTTGCCCTTAAAGGGAAAGTAGAAGCTGAACTAGATAGGTTGGTAGGGTTAGGTATTTTGGTACCCGTCAACCATTCCCAATACGCTACTCCAATTGTACCAGTGCTTAAAGAGAACGGTAAAGTAAGAATCGCGGGGGATTTTTCGGTTACTCTGAATAAGGACTTAGTGATTGATAAGTATCCGCTCCCTCGTATAGAGGAAGTATTCGCAAAGCTGGGCGGCGGCGAGCACTATAGTAAAATCGATTTGAAGAACGCATACAATCAATTTGTTTTAAGCGATGAGTCCCAGGAGCTCACTACAATAAACACCCCGAAGGGATTATTTAAGTATACTCGTCTCGTTTATGGCTTAGCGAATGCTCCGGCTATTTTTCAAAAAGCCATGGAGACGTTGCTTGCCGGCATAGATGGAGTGAGTTGCTGGCTGGACGACATATGTATTACAGGTCCCAACAAAGTTGTCCACCTTAGCAGGTTACGGGAAGTACTGAGTAGGCTTGACCAAGCCGGTCTCCGTCTGCAGAAGGAAAAGTGTGAGTTTTTCAAAAATAGTGTTACTTATTTAGGTTACACAATAAGTAAAAAAGGGCTTCAATCCAGTGCGCAAAAGGTAAAAGCGGTAATTAATGCACCGGAACCTAAAAATGTAACGGAAGTTAAACGTTTTTAGGCATGGTTAACTATTACAGGAATTTCATTCCAAACGCGTCTAGTGTGTTAAGTCCGCTGCATGAATTGCTGCGTTCGGGAGCAGAGTGGGAGTGGGGCGAGCGGCAGCGCCGCGCTGTGCGACAGGTGCAGCGCGAGCTGGCCTCTGAGCGTGCGCTCGCGCACTTCGACCCTGACGCGCAACTGGTTCTAGCTGCTGATGCGGGCCCCGCCGGTCTTGGCGCAGTATTATCGACTCGCGACGCTGAGGGTATGGAGCGGCCGCTAGCATTCGCTTCCAGGTCACTAACAAGTAGTGAACGCAATTACAGCCAAATAGAGAAAGAAGCGACGGCTATTATCTTCGCGGTCAAAAAGTTTCATCAATATCTGTACGGTCGTAGTGAGCCTTTCATCCTAAAAACAGATCATAGACCGCTCGTATCgatttttaacaataaaactGGTATTTCCATTACAACCGCCTTAAGACTACAAAGATATGCCATAATTTTGTCCGCGTACAACTACGTTGTTCAATATATCTCTAGTGAAAATAATTTGGTTGCAGATTATTTTTCCCGCGCTCCCTTATCAGAGACTTATTGTGATAgcgatcccaccaaaaacataaatgtaaaaaaggagagccaagttcaatacaaaaattatgcttggctgtggggctcgccgcaaaaagaatggagatctaaatgagtgccactgccaagttctatgcaaaatccaaatatgtatttataggaacaaaataacattataaacaagtattaaactctatttctttgctttattggatacctataacaattgctgttatttaaaaaaatgtgagatcttaacttaatgtaggttagatttgacttggccagttttcattatatcaatcattttatatatattgtaattctgataaaacctggccaagccaaatctaacctactttaagatctcacatttttttaaataacagcaattgttataggtatccaataaagcaaagaaatagagtttaatacttgtttataatgttattttgttcctataaatacatatttggattttgcatagaacttggcagtggcactcatttagatctccattctttttgcggcgagccccacagccaagcataatttttgtattgaacttggctctccttttttacatttatgtttttggtgggatatcaatactttttgtaaagaaaactaggcaggtattgagatttaatgttttttcttgtgtttccgctgtattactggaatcagttatgtaacgctgccatacatgacccaaaaattttttattaagctatgagcttcatcacatctgatatttgagtaattctaagcatttctagcctggggtgggggggagggtagggtacaaagacggccgccacccgtcatctttaaaaaaaaatctattctgatcctggtgggtactagggcaagtttggtatcattttcgtataaaccaaagacgtagaattcattgctaatatttgtttttttcagtttcatagtaattttacaagaaaaacgtaaaaagttaaaaaatttggttggagatttttgctacgcggagccgaaactacaaaagatagaaagttgaaatttgcacactagattacatttataaagtgtacaagagataagaagcgattttgagaaattcaacccctaagggggttaaaaaggggatgaaagtttgtatg
This window encodes:
- the LOC134673703 gene encoding uncharacterized protein LOC134673703, giving the protein MTTTCIGSLTVFDHNSQEWKIFHGRLQQYILLNSVVDAKKAPLLLTHLSDDTYRLATDLVHPKKVEDFAFDALVEVLNKHFSPKRCTFADREKFFEARRTTGESVEGWAARVRGLAVHCEFGTALDMLLVNRFVLGMNVGRERDRLFEQDATSLSFAKALEVAQQAASARHARATATESTAAALVKEEPVYRVSGSKPATDRGREVRKCTVCGMKNHDADQCKYKGYKCQKCGLVGHLKKVCKAKLSRINNIGQQNSDTSDDASCCVECQNYRLRYVSIKPIEIEVQLGDNLVTMELDSGSGTCVISDTLYYDRFHKYK